The following are encoded together in the Methylorubrum sp. B1-46 genome:
- a CDS encoding aminoglycoside adenylyltransferase domain-containing protein — MSSRRPPLRVDVARTVDRFLGLMAREGGPRLRGLYLVGSVALGDFRSGRSNIDFVALLEGAPGAAQTDALARVHAALAQTDGPPLDGFYLPIEALRRAPEPGAAVPFSRDGTLRTGAPCGEVNPLVWRCLARANRPILGATPAALGIADEDAPLHAHCRAVLDGSWRPWIARSEAALAQAAPDADCDVDALEYGVLGVSRLVCTLATGRVVSKREGGRFVLDRLPEAHREAVWDALDARDDRLDFVSPAQMRAGLDTMRFLIDGALGYQAGAQGPTVPDR, encoded by the coding sequence ATGAGCAGCCGGCGCCCGCCGCTGCGGGTCGACGTCGCCCGCACCGTCGACCGCTTCCTCGGCCTGATGGCGCGCGAGGGCGGGCCGCGGCTGCGCGGGCTCTACCTCGTCGGCTCGGTGGCGCTCGGGGACTTTCGCTCCGGCCGCAGCAACATCGATTTCGTCGCGCTCCTCGAAGGCGCGCCGGGTGCCGCGCAGACGGACGCGCTGGCACGGGTCCACGCTGCCCTGGCGCAAACCGACGGACCGCCCCTCGATGGGTTCTATCTGCCGATCGAGGCCCTGCGGCGGGCGCCGGAACCGGGTGCCGCAGTGCCGTTCAGCAGGGACGGCACACTGCGAACCGGCGCGCCCTGCGGCGAGGTCAATCCGCTGGTCTGGCGCTGTCTCGCCCGTGCCAACCGGCCGATCCTCGGCGCCACCCCCGCTGCCCTCGGCATCGCCGACGAGGACGCGCCGCTGCACGCGCATTGCCGCGCCGTGCTCGACGGGTCGTGGCGCCCCTGGATCGCACGATCCGAGGCCGCCCTCGCGCAAGCCGCTCCGGACGCGGATTGCGACGTGGACGCCCTCGAATACGGCGTTCTCGGCGTGAGCCGCCTCGTCTGCACCCTTGCCACCGGGCGGGTCGTCTCGAAGCGCGAGGGCGGCCGCTTCGTGCTCGACCGGCTGCCGGAGGCGCATCGAGAGGCGGTGTGGGACGCGCTCGACGCCCGCGACGACAGGCTGGATTTTGTCTCCCCGGCGCAGATGCGCGCCGGCCTCGACACGATGCGTTTCCTGATCGACGGCGCCCTGGGCTATCAGGCCGGCGCACAAGGCCCCACAGTCCCGGACAGATGA
- the tgt gene encoding tRNA guanosine(34) transglycosylase Tgt, producing MTDPLDFSFTVAATDGQARTGYVTTPRGTIRTPAFMPVGTAATVKAMYADQVRDLGADVVLGNTYHLMLRPGAERMARLGGLHRFMRWNGPILTDSGGFQVMSLSALRKIDEEGVTFRSHIDGTAHRMSPERSIEIQGLLGSDIQMQLDECVRLPAERTEIEKAMHLSLRWAERCRVAFGEQPGKAMFGIVQGGDVPELRVESARALTDLDLKGYAIGGLAVGEPQAVMLAMIETVEPHLPFAKPRYLMGVGTPDDLMQSVMRGIDMFDCVMPTRAGRHGLAYTRHGRINLRNARHAEDTRPLDEASDCPAARDYSRAYLHHLVRSDEILGMMLLTWNNLAYYQALMAGMRAAIAAGRLADFVAETKDGWARAEAAAKG from the coding sequence ATGACAGACCCGCTCGACTTCTCCTTCACCGTCGCCGCCACCGACGGACAGGCCCGCACCGGCTATGTCACGACACCGCGTGGAACCATCCGCACGCCGGCCTTCATGCCGGTGGGCACGGCCGCGACCGTCAAGGCGATGTACGCGGATCAGGTGCGCGATCTCGGCGCCGACGTGGTGCTCGGCAACACCTACCACCTGATGCTGCGCCCCGGCGCCGAGCGGATGGCGCGGTTGGGGGGCCTCCACCGCTTCATGCGCTGGAACGGCCCGATCCTCACGGATTCCGGCGGATTTCAGGTGATGTCGCTCTCCGCTCTCAGGAAGATCGATGAGGAGGGCGTGACCTTCCGCTCGCACATCGACGGCACCGCCCACCGGATGAGCCCGGAGCGCTCGATCGAGATCCAGGGCCTGCTCGGCTCCGACATCCAGATGCAGCTCGACGAGTGCGTGCGCCTACCGGCCGAGCGGACGGAGATCGAGAAGGCGATGCACCTGTCGCTGCGCTGGGCCGAGCGCTGCCGCGTCGCCTTCGGCGAGCAGCCGGGCAAGGCGATGTTCGGCATCGTCCAGGGTGGCGACGTGCCGGAGCTGCGGGTCGAGAGCGCGCGGGCGCTGACCGACCTCGATCTCAAGGGCTACGCCATCGGCGGCCTCGCCGTCGGCGAGCCGCAGGCGGTGATGCTCGCCATGATCGAGACCGTGGAGCCGCACCTGCCGTTTGCCAAGCCGCGCTACCTCATGGGCGTCGGCACCCCCGACGACCTGATGCAGTCGGTGATGCGCGGCATCGACATGTTCGATTGCGTGATGCCGACCCGCGCCGGCCGCCACGGCCTCGCCTATACGAGACACGGGCGGATCAACCTGCGCAACGCCCGCCACGCCGAGGACACCCGGCCGCTGGACGAGGCCTCGGACTGCCCGGCGGCACGGGATTATTCCCGCGCCTATCTCCACCACCTCGTCCGTTCGGACGAGATTCTGGGGATGATGCTGCTGACCTGGAACAACCTCGCCTATTATCAGGCGCTGATGGCCGGCATGCGAGCGGCAATTGCGGCCGGGCGGCTCGCCGACTTCGTGGCCGAGACCAAGGACGGCTGGGCGCGGGCCGAGGCCGCCGCGAAGGGCTGA
- a CDS encoding M48 family metalloprotease: MLLPLALLLLGLWEVQRGADDHAAFEAQRQRLAALVTEMEARAPRDGRFDPRLQFRYEGRNYAGPLAVDKAREARDEAGFLATLMDWRRVLPPVVVAGGAAAAALSLLVLLAGAVLGRLGRASRDALVRGFSLMRRLLPATLSLQILAATASFTAAVTFEAAALLQGGFDGGALKLLAIAVVAVGAVVVVAGSTVLGLRRALGAFEPDPLPIIGRTVTPAEAPGLWRLVEGLAARLGALKPEAVVVGLTEGFFVSAGPAILEPGGARVTGRILYLPLPYLALMRGDEVAAIIGHELAHYAGGDTTYSQRFLPIYAGVERSLDAVAEGHQGSLGLLGPSLRLGVFVMERFHLAVRHWSRTREFAADAAGAGATSVDASARALLRTGAVGPRIAETLHAAANAPDAAPPDLVAAALDRAIQAGVDDPAAHWQEEQAHPTDTHPPTRERVAALGRSIDADLLSAAGAVPPPHALGQLAAYFADPAGLSRTATDDFLGALRAQDAAYRAHLEATAAEVGTEERVLRANYRPRGIALTVGGSLFAVIALAIAVFGVPGISPKDNGVVLATALGLGALLGGAGALILRRGEPVTLTLSPEGLKAPGLDRTISWDSIADLDMTFNQTGILTRLLLPPEADWPQRLPGRHGTKLDPKRRIITLAIGLPRGMKPQDFADLIGRYQMAAQARRLLAESARTSPSEPQPA; the protein is encoded by the coding sequence GTGCTGCTGCCGCTCGCGCTCCTGCTGCTTGGCCTGTGGGAGGTTCAGCGCGGCGCCGACGATCACGCCGCGTTCGAGGCCCAACGGCAGCGGCTGGCCGCTCTCGTGACGGAGATGGAGGCGCGGGCGCCGCGAGACGGGCGCTTCGATCCCCGCCTGCAATTCCGCTACGAGGGCCGGAACTACGCCGGACCGCTTGCCGTGGACAAAGCGCGCGAGGCCCGCGACGAGGCCGGATTCCTCGCCACGTTGATGGATTGGCGCCGCGTCCTGCCGCCGGTCGTCGTCGCGGGCGGGGCGGCGGCCGCCGCGCTCTCGCTTCTCGTGCTGCTCGCCGGTGCGGTCCTCGGGCGCCTCGGCCGTGCGTCGCGCGATGCCCTGGTGCGTGGCTTCTCGCTGATGCGTCGGCTCCTGCCCGCGACGCTCTCGCTCCAGATCCTGGCTGCGACGGCGAGCTTCACCGCCGCCGTGACCTTCGAGGCGGCGGCCCTTCTCCAGGGCGGCTTCGACGGCGGTGCGCTGAAGCTCCTGGCGATCGCCGTCGTCGCGGTCGGCGCCGTGGTTGTCGTGGCCGGCAGCACGGTGCTCGGCTTGCGCCGGGCGCTCGGCGCCTTCGAGCCCGATCCGCTGCCGATCATCGGCCGGACGGTCACGCCCGCGGAGGCACCCGGCCTGTGGCGCCTCGTCGAGGGACTCGCCGCGCGGCTCGGAGCGCTGAAGCCCGAGGCGGTGGTGGTCGGGCTTACCGAGGGGTTCTTCGTCAGCGCCGGGCCGGCCATTCTGGAACCCGGCGGGGCGCGGGTCACCGGCCGCATCCTCTACCTGCCGCTGCCCTATCTCGCCCTGATGCGCGGCGACGAGGTGGCGGCGATCATCGGCCACGAACTCGCTCACTATGCCGGGGGCGACACCACCTACAGCCAGCGCTTCCTGCCGATCTATGCCGGCGTCGAGCGCTCCCTCGATGCGGTCGCCGAAGGCCACCAGGGCTCGCTCGGGCTGCTCGGGCCGTCGCTGCGCCTCGGCGTCTTCGTGATGGAGCGCTTCCACCTCGCCGTGCGCCACTGGAGCCGGACGCGCGAATTCGCGGCCGACGCGGCGGGGGCGGGCGCGACCTCGGTCGATGCCTCAGCGCGGGCCCTGCTGCGCACCGGCGCGGTGGGGCCGCGTATCGCCGAGACCCTTCATGCCGCGGCGAACGCGCCGGATGCGGCGCCGCCCGACCTCGTGGCCGCCGCCCTCGACCGCGCGATCCAGGCCGGGGTCGACGACCCGGCGGCGCATTGGCAGGAGGAGCAGGCCCACCCGACCGACACCCACCCGCCCACCCGCGAGCGCGTTGCCGCCCTCGGGCGCAGCATCGACGCGGATCTCCTGTCCGCGGCCGGTGCCGTGCCGCCGCCCCACGCTCTCGGGCAGCTCGCCGCCTATTTCGCCGACCCGGCCGGGCTCAGCCGAACCGCGACCGACGACTTCCTCGGCGCGCTGCGGGCGCAGGACGCGGCCTACCGCGCCCATCTCGAGGCGACGGCGGCGGAGGTCGGCACCGAGGAGCGGGTGCTGCGCGCGAATTACCGTCCGCGCGGGATCGCGCTGACGGTGGGCGGCAGCCTCTTCGCCGTCATCGCGCTCGCGATCGCCGTGTTCGGCGTGCCGGGAATTTCGCCGAAGGACAACGGCGTCGTCCTCGCGACGGCCCTCGGCCTCGGTGCGCTCCTGGGCGGAGCCGGCGCGCTCATCCTGCGCCGGGGCGAACCCGTGACGCTGACCCTCAGCCCCGAGGGGCTGAAGGCGCCGGGGCTCGACCGGACGATTTCGTGGGATTCCATCGCCGACCTCGACATGACGTTCAACCAGACCGGCATCCTCACGCGCCTGCTGCTGCCGCCCGAGGCGGACTGGCCGCAGCGTCTGCCCGGCCGACACGGGACCAAGCTCGACCCGAAGCGCCGCATCATCACACTCGCGATCGGCCTGCCGCGCGGGATGAAGCCGCAGGACTTCGCCGACCTGATCGGCCGCTACCAGATGGCGGCGCAGGCTCGGCGCCTCCTCGCCGAGAGCGCACGGACATCACCTTCCGAACCACAGCCAGCCTGA
- a CDS encoding leucine-rich repeat-containing protein kinase family protein, translated as MDAPPTPTLHALRRGDLAGARVLRLAGEASEFPPEIFGLAETLEVLDLSGGGLTKLPDDIGRLKRLRVLFGSGNRFERLPPALGDCPALSQIGFRATGLREVPAEALPPALRWLTLTDNRIEHLPDAIGKRPHLQKLMLAGNRLRTLPASLEGAPNLELLRLSANRFEALPAWLTGLPRLAWIAWAGNPLDGAATPSPVPGVPWGALDLGPRLGEGASGRIHRASWRTAGGVQAVAVKLFKGRMTSDGLPEREMDACLAAGRHPHLTGALGRIEGHPEGEQGLLMPLIPESWQVLAGPPSLESCSRDVYAPGLALPSVTALRIAAGIARAAAHLHGRGVLHGDLYAHNTLWDGCAGEAVLSDFGAASRLPHGEAGLPWQRVESRAWGLLLGELLDRCAEEPLDIAALRALERACCQADMRARPTMTEVVETLSALLSPDRHAPA; from the coding sequence ATGGACGCCCCACCGACTCCCACGCTGCACGCCCTTCGCCGCGGCGACCTCGCCGGGGCCAGGGTGCTGCGGCTTGCCGGAGAAGCGAGCGAATTCCCGCCCGAGATCTTCGGCCTTGCCGAAACCCTGGAGGTGCTCGATCTCAGCGGCGGCGGCCTCACGAAACTCCCCGACGACATCGGCCGGCTCAAGCGGCTGCGCGTCCTGTTCGGCTCGGGCAACCGCTTCGAGCGGCTCCCGCCCGCTCTCGGGGATTGCCCGGCCCTGAGCCAGATCGGCTTTCGCGCCACCGGCTTGCGCGAAGTGCCGGCCGAGGCGCTGCCGCCGGCCCTGCGCTGGCTCACCTTGACCGACAACCGGATCGAGCACCTGCCCGACGCGATCGGCAAACGCCCGCACCTGCAGAAGCTGATGCTGGCGGGAAATCGCCTGCGGACCCTGCCAGCCTCGCTCGAAGGCGCACCGAACCTCGAATTGCTGCGCCTCTCCGCCAATCGCTTCGAGGCCTTGCCCGCCTGGCTCACAGGCCTGCCGCGCCTCGCCTGGATCGCCTGGGCCGGCAATCCCCTCGACGGCGCGGCCACGCCGTCGCCTGTGCCGGGCGTACCGTGGGGCGCGCTCGATCTCGGCCCGCGCCTCGGCGAGGGTGCCTCGGGACGAATTCACCGGGCGTCGTGGCGGACCGCCGGCGGGGTGCAAGCCGTCGCGGTCAAGCTGTTCAAGGGCCGGATGACCAGCGACGGGCTGCCCGAGCGCGAGATGGACGCCTGCCTCGCCGCCGGCCGGCATCCCCATCTCACCGGCGCCCTCGGCCGAATCGAGGGGCATCCGGAGGGCGAGCAGGGGCTGCTGATGCCGCTGATCCCGGAGAGCTGGCAGGTCCTGGCCGGGCCGCCGAGCCTGGAGAGCTGCAGCCGGGACGTCTACGCGCCCGGTCTCGCCCTGCCGTCGGTGACGGCGCTCCGGATCGCGGCCGGAATCGCCCGAGCGGCGGCCCATCTGCACGGCCGGGGCGTGCTGCACGGCGATCTCTACGCGCACAACACCCTCTGGGATGGATGCGCGGGCGAGGCGGTTCTGAGCGATTTCGGCGCCGCCTCCCGGCTGCCGCACGGCGAGGCCGGCCTTCCCTGGCAGCGCGTCGAGAGCCGCGCCTGGGGCCTGCTGCTCGGCGAACTGCTCGACCGCTGCGCGGAGGAACCCTTGGACATCGCCGCGCTGCGGGCGCTGGAGCGGGCCTGCTGCCAGGCTGATATGCGTGCGCGGCCCACGATGACGGAGGTCGTGGAGACACTTTCCGCGCTTCTGTCGCCGGATCGTCACGCTCCTGCGTGA
- a CDS encoding CYTH and CHAD domain-containing protein: MSDPREIELKLECEPSDLATLQDHPLLRDAAEQGEAELASVYFDTSDRLLLAAKLGLRVRESGGRFVQTLKAEGDGLFDRPEWEHPVERSEPDRAALADTPFARHVAADAALEPLFITRVTRRTYLVEQGGSRIEVALDTGRIEAPAAGDRIVPICEVELELKDGTASDLFALAQAIANLVPVRIGVRSKAERGYALATGKLDKVRKAEPVPLREDMTAADAFRSVAHACLRQMRINEDILLRGRDADALHQMRVAIRRLRSAFSLFGDLVDDPLGVRIRTELKEVTEPLGRARNLDVFLATILPAERERHPDETGLLGLERQLEDERAKAYRDIAALLESDAWRMLLLDLVGWINAGPWLREKRPGRTALREEPARVFAARELDRRRRQVKRRGRHLDDLEPEERHRVRIAAKKLRYGAEFFAALFPGKKAAKRHSAFGKALSDLQDHLGALNDIATGHELMRDLTDEPAGASTLFAAGMTAADIEARSRMLLEAAAEAHEELVDTKPFWR; this comes from the coding sequence ATGAGCGACCCGCGCGAGATCGAGCTGAAGCTGGAATGTGAGCCCTCCGACCTCGCCACCCTGCAGGATCATCCGCTCCTGCGGGATGCGGCGGAGCAGGGGGAAGCGGAGCTCGCTTCCGTGTACTTCGACACGTCCGACCGGCTTTTGCTCGCGGCCAAGCTCGGCCTGCGGGTGCGCGAGAGCGGTGGCCGCTTCGTCCAGACCCTGAAGGCCGAAGGTGACGGGCTGTTCGACCGGCCGGAATGGGAGCATCCGGTGGAGCGCTCCGAACCCGACCGGGCGGCGCTGGCCGACACGCCGTTCGCGCGCCACGTCGCGGCCGACGCCGCGCTGGAGCCGCTCTTCATCACGCGCGTGACCCGGCGGACCTATCTCGTCGAGCAGGGCGGGTCGCGCATCGAGGTCGCCCTCGACACCGGCCGGATCGAGGCGCCGGCCGCGGGCGACCGCATCGTGCCGATCTGCGAAGTCGAACTCGAACTCAAGGACGGGACGGCGAGCGATCTGTTCGCCCTCGCCCAGGCCATCGCCAATCTCGTGCCGGTCCGCATCGGCGTGCGCAGCAAGGCCGAGCGCGGCTACGCCCTGGCCACGGGCAAGCTCGACAAGGTGCGCAAGGCCGAGCCCGTGCCGCTGCGCGAGGACATGACCGCGGCCGACGCCTTCCGTTCCGTAGCGCATGCTTGCCTGCGCCAGATGCGGATCAACGAGGACATCCTGCTCAGGGGCCGCGACGCCGACGCCCTGCACCAGATGCGCGTCGCAATCCGGCGCCTGCGCTCGGCCTTCTCCCTGTTCGGCGACCTCGTGGACGATCCCCTCGGCGTGCGCATCCGGACCGAGTTGAAGGAGGTCACCGAACCGCTCGGCCGGGCGCGCAACCTCGACGTCTTCCTCGCCACGATCCTGCCGGCCGAGCGCGAGCGGCATCCCGACGAGACCGGACTGCTCGGCCTGGAGCGGCAGCTCGAGGACGAGCGCGCCAAGGCCTATCGCGACATCGCCGCTTTGCTCGAGTCGGACGCGTGGCGGATGCTGCTGCTCGACCTCGTCGGCTGGATCAATGCCGGGCCCTGGCTGCGGGAGAAGAGACCCGGCCGCACCGCCCTACGCGAGGAGCCGGCCCGCGTCTTCGCCGCCCGCGAACTCGACCGGCGGCGGCGCCAGGTGAAGCGGCGCGGGCGCCACCTCGACGACCTCGAGCCCGAGGAGCGTCACCGGGTGCGCATCGCCGCCAAGAAGCTGCGCTACGGGGCCGAGTTCTTCGCCGCGCTCTTTCCGGGCAAGAAGGCCGCCAAGCGCCACTCCGCCTTCGGCAAGGCGCTCTCGGATCTGCAGGATCATCTCGGCGCGCTCAACGACATCGCCACCGGCCACGAGCTGATGCGTGATCTCACCGACGAGCCCGCCGGCGCCTCGACCCTGTTCGCCGCCGGGATGACCGCGGCCGATATCGAGGCGCGCTCCCGCATGCTGCTGGAGGCCGCGGCCGAGGCGCATGAAGAGCTCGTCGACACCAAGCCGTTCTGGCGCTGA
- a CDS encoding CYTH domain-containing protein, translating to MRFEVERKFLVADDGWQGGVTTRRRLTDGLIGQFATGNKVRVRLDEGRAWLTVKGERVGLGRPEFEYEIPRADAESMMSLVCETCFIEKTRHCVPYAGLVWEVDVYGGTLTGLILAEVELEHEGQAFERPPWLGTEVTGDPRFRQSALLRRFSDEGRRVTPEQVLALPL from the coding sequence ATGCGTTTCGAGGTCGAGCGTAAATTCCTCGTCGCCGACGATGGTTGGCAGGGCGGCGTCACCACGCGCCGCCGCCTCACGGATGGTCTGATCGGACAGTTCGCGACGGGGAACAAGGTGCGGGTGCGGCTCGACGAGGGCCGCGCTTGGCTGACTGTCAAGGGGGAGCGCGTCGGCCTCGGTCGACCCGAATTCGAGTACGAGATCCCGCGCGCCGACGCGGAATCGATGATGAGCCTCGTCTGCGAGACCTGCTTTATCGAGAAGACGCGCCACTGCGTGCCCTATGCCGGCTTGGTCTGGGAAGTCGATGTCTACGGCGGGACCCTGACCGGATTGATCCTGGCCGAGGTGGAGCTTGAGCACGAGGGGCAGGCCTTCGAACGCCCGCCCTGGCTCGGAACGGAGGTAACGGGGGATCCGCGCTTCCGCCAATCGGCCCTGCTGCGCCGCTTCAGTGACGAGGGGCGCCGTGTGACCCCGGAGCAGGTGCTCGCCCTGCCGCTGTGA
- a CDS encoding calcium-binding protein yields the protein MPTANGTNQADTLLGTDDDDVIDGRGGNDSLIGGAGRDTLYGGSGDDRIDGGDGADVLWGGSGRDTLIGGSGDLLYGESGDDDFVLLPPQPGVPLNRTEAFGGSGDDSFTGSGSYNFRLTLHGDAGRDSFTFDFLQASHLEGGDGRDTFDINTMSSGTLSGDDGNDSIRIGSALGTIHGGNGNDTIAIGSAKSTTYVYGDAGNDAISVNVGRAVVDGGEGNDHLTGGYDRYVSSQFYGGTGNDVLTSRGHNILDGGEGRDTLESGAYQNVMTGGAGADRFVYGDLVQLDMMSADTITDFSVASKDKLDLSGLLTKVGASADSFGDGWLSLALVDGSTEIRFDSDGGADNFQTLVVLQGVDLIDQQSAALIV from the coding sequence ATGCCGACGGCCAACGGAACGAATCAGGCCGATACCTTGCTGGGCACGGATGATGACGACGTCATTGACGGGCGTGGCGGCAACGACAGCCTGATCGGCGGGGCTGGGCGTGACACCCTGTACGGAGGATCCGGCGATGATCGCATCGACGGCGGCGATGGCGCCGATGTCCTGTGGGGCGGCAGCGGGCGCGATACGCTGATCGGCGGCAGCGGCGACCTCCTCTACGGGGAGAGCGGCGACGACGATTTCGTCCTGCTGCCACCCCAGCCGGGAGTTCCCTTGAACAGGACCGAAGCGTTCGGCGGATCGGGCGATGACAGCTTCACGGGTTCGGGGTCCTACAACTTCCGACTGACCCTCCACGGCGATGCCGGTCGCGACAGCTTCACCTTCGACTTCCTTCAGGCGAGCCACCTGGAGGGGGGCGATGGGCGCGACACGTTCGACATCAACACGATGTCCAGCGGCACGCTGTCGGGCGACGATGGCAACGACAGCATCCGGATTGGAAGTGCTCTGGGCACGATCCACGGCGGCAACGGCAACGATACGATCGCGATCGGCTCCGCCAAATCCACCACCTACGTCTATGGCGATGCCGGTAACGACGCCATTTCCGTCAATGTCGGGCGTGCCGTGGTCGATGGCGGCGAGGGCAACGATCACCTCACCGGCGGCTACGATCGCTACGTATCGAGCCAGTTCTACGGAGGAACCGGCAACGACGTCCTCACCAGCCGAGGGCATAACATTCTCGATGGTGGCGAGGGACGCGACACCCTGGAGAGCGGAGCCTACCAGAACGTGATGACCGGCGGTGCGGGCGCGGATCGCTTCGTCTACGGCGATCTCGTGCAACTGGACATGATGAGCGCCGACACCATCACCGACTTCTCGGTCGCGTCGAAGGACAAGCTGGACTTATCGGGATTGCTCACCAAAGTCGGCGCCTCGGCCGACTCCTTCGGCGACGGATGGCTGTCGCTCGCCCTTGTCGATGGATCGACGGAAATCCGTTTCGACAGCGATGGCGGCGCGGACAACTTCCAGACCCTCGTCGTTCTCCAAGGCGTCGATCTCATCGATCAGCAGAGCGCTGCATTGATCGTGTGA